A genomic window from Bubalus bubalis isolate 160015118507 breed Murrah chromosome X, NDDB_SH_1, whole genome shotgun sequence includes:
- the NXT2 gene encoding NTF2-related export protein 2 has product MAMAVDFKTYVDQACRAAEEFVNIYYETMDKRRRALTRLYLDKATLIWNGNVVTGLEALANFFDMLPSSEFQVNMLDCQPVHEQATQAQTTVLVVTSGTVKFDGNKQHYFNQNFLLTAQTTANNTVWKIASDCFRFQDWATI; this is encoded by the exons ATGGCCATGGCTGTG GACTTTAAAACTTATGTAGATCAGGCATGCAGAGCTGCTGAGGAATTTGTCAATATTTACTATGAGACAATGGACAAAAGAAGACGG gcACTAACCAGGCTGTATCTGGACAAGGCCACTTTAATATGGAATGGAAATGTTGTTACAGGGCTGGAAGCCCTAGCCAATTTTTTTGACATGTTGCCTTCTAGTGAATTCCAGGTCAATATGTTAGATTGCCAGCCAGTTCATG AGCAAGCTACTCAGGCCCAGACCACAGTTCTTGTTGTGACCAGTGGAACTGTGAAGTTTGATGGCAACAAGCAACACTACTTCAACCAGAACTTCCTGCTGACTGCTCAGACTACTGCTAACAATACCGTGTGGAAGATTGCAAGTGACTGCTTCCGTTTTCAAGATTGGGCTACTATTTAA